The DNA region CCGGTAGAACATCTTTGGGATAAATTAGAGTGGAAACTGTGggccaggccttctcatccaacatctgACCTGACCTcacatgtgttctcctggaagtatggtcaaaaattcccataaacacactcaaaccttcccagccttcccagaagtgtAATGaaaagagttgaagctgttatagctgcaaagggtgggtcagctccatattaaagcctgaaTCTAATGTGATCTTATGTATTATTCTTACTctaatgtattaagaatggggtGTCATTAAAGATCATGTATGTGTAAAGGTCGGTGTTCCCTTACTTTTGTTAATATAGTGTATATTAAAGAAAGGGAATCCTGTCCTTATGAACAGTTCACAGCCTTAATCCGCATGATTTTAGTTTTGTAGCTGTTAAATTATTTTGTTAGTCTGGTCAGTTAATCTTAGTTGGGCTTCACTGATGTACTGATTTTGTGTCAGCCTGAATACGTTCTTTTGGGATGAATCAGAGTAACTACTGTTACTGTAATATGTACATATAATGTTTCTTTACTAACAGTAGTGGTGTACAGTATATAGGAAAGAGTTGGCATGATTTTTCACCAGATTAAGTGTCCTTTGAACAAAGAGAAAAACACTTCATCCCTCTCTGAGCATCACTCAAAGCCAGTGAACCGTCATCTGGTGTAATGCTGGACATCTGCACCTGTCAGTACTGTTTGCCATTACTTACTATAAAACTGCTACTTACCTGTAACCAAAAGACCAGTTCAAATGCTCAACAACAAATTTAAATGAATACTGTAGCTGTTATGCAATAATTATATGAATGGATGACACACAGTCCATCCatatgtctgtccatccatccatccatccatccatccatccatatgtctgtccatccatccatccatccatccatccatccatccatccatccatccatccatccatccattccttcATCCAAACAATAAAGACAGCATGGACGGTATTCAGTGCCTTGAGTGTTTTAATGTGTAAGCAACATGATAGAAAGAGAATTTCTATTTCAATGTTCATTTATCTATTATGATCTCTTATATAAGATTGTACAGTTAAGAAGATATGTGTCATAGCCTGTGGAATGTATCTGACACCACACTTGTATCAGTGAAaacacagtgtgtgtgtcattgtttacagttaatacaaaaaatatatatatatcattttattaatgatCTGTATGAATAAAATTTTTCTAGGGTCTTTTTCAAGTAATTGATTTAGTGCGGTCTTTACATCATTttgcatttattaaaaaaatcataaattcattttaaataatttttaaattttataatACAAAGCAGTATTATATGCACAAATAAGACCATCTTGAGTACATGTTCCTCTTCTGTCATTTTTCCTCTTGTACTAAGGAAGTGTAATGAAAAAATCATACAAGTAGGAGCATGAAGGATTATATTATTTTACCTTCTTTCAGTTTATCTTGCTCTCTAATGGAGGATGAATACATTTTTCCTTTAATGCCTATATAGTGTTctatataatttaataatttatattattcattTACATATAAAACAAATATTCACAGGGTCAAGTTCGTGCAGTTCACACTGTGGACTGGTATCACCCCACACTACGGTATATGGCTTGCAAAAGGACACTAGAAAGAGTGTTTACTTATTGAGGAGTGCTTTGAGCGAGCGTGTCAGTGCGTTTATAATGGTGGACATGGAGGTGGAGTGCCGTGCCAGAGCTTTGATGTTGTGGTCATTAGCAGCATTGGCAGAAGCtgcctctgctgccttcagcagGCATATGTAGTTCATGACAACTTCATCTACTATAGCTACCACCTCACGTTGCTGTACCTCTTCAGCCATGCCCTTCACTAGACACATGCAAGCCTCCGTGAGGCAGCAGAGTACTTGGAAGCTGCATGTCATGGCCAGAACCATTTCCTCTGCGCTTTTGTGGGCCAGCGCCATCTTCCTGCATGTGCTGCCCAGCTCCTTGGACTCCATGGCAAGCAGCTGTACGTACTGGTTCAGGTCGGCCCCTTGGATCTCAGGTAGCATTCTGTCGGCTGTTCCAATGCAGGAGCGCAGCAGGGCAATCAGCTCCCTGGCATCCCTCTGTGCCACTATGAAGCCCGTGGGGAAGCTGTACATTGTGTCCTTCAGGACATTGACACGGGCCAGCCGGGCACTGAAGGTCATGCCATTCAGGTTGATTTCGGGGTAGAGCTGCTCCCCACTTACAGGGGAGGCGATATCCAGTGCCCCTTTGGGGGACTGAGGGGCGTAATTCTGCACGGGCGTCCCTCTGTTGTCTTCATCCTCGTCAACCGTGCGTCTCTTTTTGAGGAAGCAGTGGCTGAAAGGCCCATGGCATGTCCAGTTGCTGGTGTCCAGTTTTGGCAAAGATCGGAACTGCTTAGTATCCTTTGGCACGGGAAGCATGAGGGAAGCCCTTCTGCAGGCCTTCCTGCCAGCGGAGGCCGTTGAATGCCAGGTGACTGAGCCCTGTGGGTGATTCTTGCGTAGCCTCCTTGCTCTTTTCTGCAGTTTGGTGATGGGGATTTGGGGAAGTTGAAAGCTCATGCCGCCAGTGGTGGTTTTGGTTTTCTCAAATGCCGGGGGTTCGATGCTGCCAGAGCTCCTCCTTGACATCCAGTGTTTCTTGGGGCCACCAGTGTCGGAATCACATGAGGATAAGCTGGAGGATGGTGCCTGGCTAAGGTTTCTTTTTGGGAAGTCGGTAGACTCCAGTTTTGGCACATTGGAATCTGCGCTAATGTTAGATGGTGGCAGCACAGGCTTGCCTTCGACCTGTTTGGAGAGAGAATCTCCTCTTCGTGCCATCTCGAGCTCTGTGCAAGCTACACTAGGGGTAGTAGAAAAACACAGAGAATCATTAAGCATTTCCCTGACAACATGCTGCGATCTGCAATCATCCTTGAACCAGTCCTTCTCGCCAGGTGGCTGATTGCTGTATATGTTTTCCGATGGCCTACCAATACTCTCGTGCATGTTCCTCTTACACTGGTACAGAATTGGTTCACCATCAGTGCCTTGCTCTAATTTGCCTCCAAGGCCGGAGATTGAGCTTCTCCTCTCGATACAGTACTTAACTTCAAGACTGTTCATGCATCTCTGAGCATGCAAATCGGGACTTTTCTTCAAGTTAGTGGGAAAAGTAGCAGAGTAGTACATTCTGGGATTGGTACCTGTGCTTAAGGCAGCTCCAACAGAGTGTACCAGATTTGTGATCTCAGAGGGTTCAGTGGAGGGCAGCATGCAGGAGTTTTgtgtgttggtattattcttaCACTTAACTAAATCGAATAATACTGGATTGTGATGGACATGCTTGTTAACCATCCTTCTTAGGCTAACACATGCGTTCATACCCTGCAGTTTAGCACTCTCTCGTGCCTGGCTTACAGTTATGCGTATAAAGTGCCTATAAGCCTGACTCCCTGCTATAGTTTTGGGTTTAATAAACTGATCCTTCTTATAGAGATCAGAGAAAAGATTATCCCTTTTGGGTGTACCTGTGGTTTCTTTAATCTTAGGCATCCGATGAGACCCATCTTGCAAAGTACCAACTGTGGCTTCAGAGGCAGCAGATGCATGTGCATTAGGCAGCATCTTCTGGAGAACTGAAGGATCCATATTTGGTTGGAGATCCTTCCCTTGATGTATGTGGCTTGTCATACCGTGGGCCTTCTCCTCGGACATTGTGAAACCGAGGCCTTTCTTGGTGTCACCGATGCAATGGGGTGAATCCATAGGTGTGGCACAGCTACTACTCCCCATGTTACACCCAGCATCAAGGGAAGAACACTGTGAGCTCTGCAGAGAATAGCTACCGTCGCTCTGCAAGGATGTCATGCGCTTAGCCAGGTGGTACTCACACAGGTGGCCCACGGGCTGCTCTGATGGGATCTGTGTTGATTCATGCTGTTCCTCACCTGCTACGTTTGTTGGCTTAGGTTTGTTGAGGTCCTTGTCAATGGGGATATGCCCACTGTCCGGGGGAAGGCTTTCGTCCTTTCGAGTCTCAGAGGCACTGTTTTTATCTGTTTCCTTCTCAGAGTCTTTGAGGCCCAGTCTGCCTCGCAGCAAAGCGCGGATACTCACCGACCCAGAGAGGGCAATGTTTGCCATTTTGTTTTCAGAAAACGCCTGCCATCTTTGACTTTTTTCACGAAACGAGGTGCGTTCCAGGTCGAAGAGACTCATGCGGTGAGTTTCCCTTGCACTGAAGGTGTTGAATTTCCCCATCTGTTGATGTTCTTCGTTGCCAGGGTCAAGTGCCTTTAACTGCCGCTTCCCAGTGGTATTTGTATCAAAGTGCCTCCTAGAATCTGCCTCACCCAGTTTCCCTTTTCGTTTGCTGTTGCAGGAATTCACCAGTGTACCCATGTGCATTTGACTGAAATAATCCGTCACAGATTTGGTTTCCATAGTTTCAGGCTCCATTTCGATGTCATCTGAGTGAATAATCTGTTTTGAAGGAGCACCTGCTGACTGCTGCTCTTCATCCTGGTGACCTCGAAAAGTGTTGCTCATTTTCAGGGTGGggtcagaaatgggaaactctGCTTTTTCTTCAAGGAGAGGCTGATAGCCCTCGATGGTACCTACAAATAAGCGTGTGGAGCTTTCTGAATGCTTCTGGGCTGCTGCAAGCTCTGAGTTTTCAGTCATTTCAGACGAGTTTGTCTCATTCCCAGAATCTGAAGACGACTCTGGGCTAAAGGCCCGAGAAATCGCTACACCTGCATACCACAGAGAGACAAACAGCTCATTAATAACCACATGTGAGTCACATTTGCACATCTTTTTCAAGGGagacacatttttattttacaaaaataatGAGGGCTATCAACTGAAAATGCATGTATACATAGAAATCAAACAAGCAAGACAATGCAAAATGAACAAAAATCAAACAAATGCAGTAAATAATGAGTAACAGGGATGCAAAGAATGAGATGCATATACAAAACAAAAGAACACAGGACAACGGGTTTGTTTTGAACACAAAACAGATGTAAATGAATAGGATTTTGAATGCTATCAATGAATAAATGTCACAATCGTATAAGAACCTGAGCTATTGGCTGATTGTTGGTGTGACTGTTCCTCGGATGCAGCAAGCGCCTCCAAGGCCTGTAAGGTGGAAACGACAGCATCGTCCAGGGCTGCCTCGCTGCCACCTTCCACCTGTGTAGGGACTGCGTCAATTAGTGACACTGGGATGTCGTCGCTCGCACCCAATCCTTTGGGTTCTGCGATCTGTGCGGCCTGGTGCTCCTCTTCGTCTGAGCTGTCCCTAAACCCGGGTGGGGGAGCTGCGATGGCTAGGTTGAGAGAATGCAGGAGAACGTCGTTTTCTTCCTCATCATTGCCctctggtggggggagggtggttAAGTCAATGATGTCATCACTAGAGCCTGAcagtttgaggaacattgtctTGTTCATCTctcccaccacgctgtcctcCTCGCAGCTGACGTCATCTTCATCCTCTGCGTCGTCTGTGGTTTCCGCATAGCAGATGTCATGTAGAAGGGGCTCCTCGATGCCTTCTGCATTCCCGAAGATTTTTCCGTCACTTATGTGGCTGTAGCCTGAGTGGGTGCCATACTGAAACCCCAATCCATCCCTAGATGAATCCATACTCTTAAAGTCCTCCTCGTTTTGGAAGTACATGGATCTGTGTTCATCTAGGATTTCGGGGCTTTCGTCCAATAACCGCTCATACCCCAGGTTCTGGGGATTGATGCTATCTAAAGGGGGGTCCCCAAAAATGAAGGACACCTTGGCGCTTCGGGGAGACTCCTGGATGTTGTTTTTAGGGACAGAAAGGAATGGCTGGGTGTGAGAAACTCTGTTCCCTCTCTCCCCCATCTGTGCTGCATGAGGTGACTGCTGGATATCTGTGATATAAATGGGAGTAAGTCTATGTTCACTGCCTGCACAGTCCTGGAACTCTGAATCGTCGTCGTATGAATGTTCCTTGTTTATGCTGGAGTCTTCACTGCCGCTGAAGGACGTGCTGTATGTCCACTCAGCAGCTTGAAGGTTAATCTTGCGTCTTAGATCTTGGTCTGGAACGTGAAAATAATCTCAATTAAGTAATCTGAACCTTCCTGCTCTGTAAAAATCAATAACTCGACAGCTAAAAAATGCATGGACTGTTACTCTACCAGAGTCCATGCTCCCTGTGTTACTCCTGTTAGCCACATTGAAGATTGAACGTCTCGAGTCTACTAGCAATCTGTAGTATCCAGCTGTCAGGCAGGCTAAATTCATGGCATCACTGGAGTCCATTAAGAGAGTGATGGGCTGTAATGCAGACAGGAGGAGATTAGCATGCAGACACTGCAGGACCTGGGGCACTGTTCTGTAAAAAACACTCAGCATTTGATGACCTCGCACACCTTGCTCCTGAGATAGCAGATGTACAGTGATCTGAAAGGGCCACGCAGATGGTGGGTTTTCCATCAGTCAGGCTTCAATGAATTCATGACATGAAAAGTACTGACGGGTacattaaatataatttaagaTTTTCTTGGATAACAATGCCGTGCATACAAAttacataacaataataatgctgTTGGTTCTGTAGCCAATATACAATCTATTCAAAACCAAAAAAGTAGGGCATCATTTGTGTTTCGATCAGAGCTGACTGTAGCACATTTCGAATTTTCAAAATGCATAAGTCTGGTAAAATATCTTGCTTTGGCTCAGAGCCTGACACACCTTGACGTCGAGAACATGTAGCTCCACCCTGACGTTCAGCTCATCCTCTGTGAACATCTCGATGCGGTTCACATGACTGAAATCGGCCAACAGAGCCACCAGGTTGGTCTTGGTGTTGATCACATGACTAATGCCATACCGGGGGCCAACGAGCAGGGTGACCTCTGTATGCTTTTCTCCCTGCTGTGATAGAAGAAAGAACCGTCTGAAATAGGCACAGACTCTTGATTTTATTTAGTGCTGCTGGGAGACTCGGACCTGGAGATCTGCCAGAAGGTGTCTGCTAGGAAGGGACTGAAGAAATCGCCAATACTACAGGCGATTTCACTACTTACTAGTAGGGTGGATTTGAAGACGCGCCCCCCATATAGTCTCAGATCACTGAGGTACTTCAGATACTGCACCTTTGCTTGTAAAGCAGTTAACTGAAAAAGAAAACCAAATTGTCGAGATGCAATATATAAGCACAAATTTAAGCATTCTGTACATTTGAGGTGTCAAAACTGAAAACTTTAGAGACAGCAAAGCCTACAGAATCACCTAGCTAGAGTTCGTGAGGAAAATCTAATGAAGAATGATTGGATATATATTTAAGTTATTTCCACTAGGGAGCAGCCTTGTCACTTAAGCAGTTTGCAATATCGAAGCAAAATAtgtttgaaatgtgttttttctctTGAGACAAAAACATATACACGTTAGATTTTCAGAGACACTGTCAGGATTTCTTTTACTAGGTACTTTTAAAAGAGACATGAAATATTACTAGTAGCGTACAAGGACATGGAATGTAGAATATAAAATAGTGAATATAATTCCATTTTGCTTAATTGATTCAGCTGGCATTGCATGAATTGAAGTACATTGGTGTggaatattttaaatgtaattacatGAGGCGGGTTAGAGGCTATGCTGTTCACACAGCGTAAATGTTCCCCTGAAGGTGTTACAGTAACACTGTGTGAAAGGTGCTCAAACTTTCATTCGCAGTGTAGGGAATGCGAAGAACTCGGCGGCTGATATGTCAGCGGTGGTATGTGAGGGAGAGCCCTCAAACTAGCCAAACTTTGTCAGCAGTGTAATGTGATTCTAGTGAGGCTGAAAATATGatttctgtttgtgtgtgtcagagacagagagggggagggaaataaagaaacagcaggagagagagagaagagagaagTTGTAGGGAGGGAGAAAGAAAATCCTTGATTCATGAAAAGTTAGCCTCCTGCTAATTTTGCAAAACTGTACAAGCTCACAAGGTCAGCCCAGAAAGGCCCCTCAGTAGGCTATAGCTGAAGTTTCATTTCACATGAAACCCAGAGAGCTGTGAGCTTCAGGGCAGCACAACTGAAATCATTACACAATTCACTGGAAGTCAAGAGCAaggagggaaaggagagggaaaAGTTTCGGACAATATGCATGGGCTGGTTTGACTTCCCGGGGCGGACATGCTGAGCTCACGGATATGATCAGTAGGAGTCTCAGGCAGCATCTCATTTGCCCTGAAACTTGAAATGAatcactgtccccccccccccccccccccagatttcCAAATCCTACCTTCCATCAGTCCACCcatacatcatccatccatccatccacctatccatccatccataccttTTCACTGAATGCTCATCTAATCAGAATGTTCCAGACACAAAGAGGAATGACCTAACTTCATAATGGAGGCTGCTGTCTAAGGGTAATAGTATACATTGGAAACGTTCTAGTTCATTGTGCTGCTTTAATTTCCGATCACATTAGATACGTCTATTCGTGTAATGTTTGTGTTCCCATGATGAAAACTGTTTTCCAGACCAATTCATATGCACTTCAATTGAATTCAGAGAGCAAATTCAGCAGAAGAAACATGTAGTGGCTACCTTCTTGCCCGGTGGTACGAGATTCTGATTGGTCTTGAGGATGTGTGTCAAGGCTTTCTTGATGTTCTTCTCCTTCATGCTGGACAGCACAGCAGGGGGCAAGAAGAGAGCTAAGCCCCATTCTTTCCTAAAGAGCAACGCAGGAATGTTACTAACTTTTAACCTTATTAAACGTGCCTTTATGTAAAAGTGACTATTTGGAAGGGTGGGATTTTCCTGTGAGACTCAGGTCACCAACTCTCACAGCTGTGAGATCACTTCCACTCGGGTTTGTGAGTTGAGTGGAAACATAGGAAATCCTTCCTATAATCCGTTACTCCAATCGCTCAGTAACAGAAATACACCCTCTATGGAGCAATTTAATCACagagtccacccccccccccccccacccaaagcttGTGATTTTCCAGTGGGACTTTTGTTACATTAGTGTTTGGACTGCAGGTATGCTTTATATGGAATATTCTTTTACGATAACATAAAACATCAGTTCAAAGGAATACCTATTAATGAACAATCAGTGGGACGGGAAAGCTGTGCTGTGCTTCGTAAATATATTCGGACAGGCTCCATTCATGGCTTGATGTGACCCAGATattaagcttcagaactcagtGTAAACGTGTCATAATTTTTTCCATAGAAGAGAAGCCAATAAGCGACTGGATGAACAGACCAAACTTACTCGATATATTTGATGGAGACCTTCTGTGTCTGTTTCGTGGTGACCGTGAGGATGTACATCTGCAGGGCAGCTAGTCTCAGTGCCATATCGTACTTCAGCTCCGGACCAAAGCGCTCCAGCACCACATCATTACAgctctgatggggggggggggggggggggggcaaaggtcACATCCTCTTAATTTAATTCTTACTACTTGTGTAATTGCCAGGTTGCTGCTGTAATAGCCACTAATTTGTAGGGAAAAAATCTTTCTGAAAGAACTATAAAAGGCCTGTAACAATGAAAATGTTCTATTAAGCGTGGATTTTCAGTATCTGAGTACTTTCTGTCAGATGATACCTGAACATAGAGGTATTCGAAAGCCACCGCGTCTCTTCTTAGAAGGTCGATGGGGTCCTTCGGGACAAAGCTGAGCCTGAAGAAGCATTTCATCTTGTGAGACCCTGGCCGCTGTGTCACCTATTCAAGGGACAATACCATGAAATTAAATGTCACCCGCGGGCAGGGCTCAGGTTGTCATGGGATGTACATGAATATCATCCCACCTGTGGGGGAAAGAAATCACAAAAACCACCCCCTTTTCAGTATACCAGCTGCTCACCCTCATCTGAAATGCTAACCTGAGGCAGCGTCACCTGCTACAGGAGGAAGAAGAGCGACAGGCATGCCCAGTCTGACATACTAACCCAAGGTAGCATTGCCCCTTACAGGAGAAGGAAGAGCGACCCACACACCCCAGTCTGAAATACTAACCCGAAGTAGCATCACCCCCtacagaaggaggaagggcaACCAGCTGCTCACCCCAGCCTGAAATACTCACCTGAGACAACATCTCCTGCTCATGAAGGAGCTGCATTTTGCTCGGAGCCCCTTCGCCCCGTTGCTCTAGCACCAGGGAGAACTGCTCGATGCTCTTAATAGACAGTTTTTCTTGCAGAGTCAGGATAACATCCTGCCACGCAAGGAGGCATCAGTTAATACAGGCTTGGAAAGGGTCTTGGGCCAACAGTCTTTTTatgaaaaaaaagtatttattgCTGAATCATttctttacaatttttttttttctctaggtTGCATTGATGTGTATTGTAAACTCATGAGCAATAACAATTCATTGTAGATAtacaatactgtgcaaaagccttaagcagtcaaaagaaatgtttaaaactctctatctgggtagcaagtgtactttggcttagaacaaaaaacacaatttaacattagaacatgtgcaaattgagagtaacacaataaaaactagcaataatttcttctgttttctaaaaagttactgatatctagttggatggctagatgaacaccgcttcagttcccaaacttctcctcaggggcacctcagccactccatgattttgttaaatttcaccaacagctcaattaaataattaaatatattggtttaaaaagtcagtgacagattgactagctgtatgaggtgtgctagtggccaagtcaaaaaatacatggctgcactggacggtccctgcaaatactaggatgattttagcagaggttctgaaatggctaagctgacacactttgacaggcataatatcatagttttacaccaacacaaggaaacatcattttctttgcctgcctaagacttttgcacagtactgtacatatttTAAAACAAGCTGAAATATGTAGCCCTACTACTTAAGCAGTACTATTTTATACTGTAAATATTACCAGCTGTGTAACATCATTCTGACCAGTAGCAATGGATATGAATTTAAATCCTGTTCAATATCGCAAACATAAAATGCAGTTTCCTAAATTTTTGTGTGTCAAAATTAAAGATAAATATCTGATTATAATTCCAGGGCAGTGCAGGCCCCATTCCATCCAAATCTGCACACCCGATCATGGAATATGAAGCTCACTTTTATGGAAGTGTTGCTATCAAATCGAAAGGACTTTGTCTGTCCGTTCTCCAAATACACCTTCAGGACATTTGGCATGAAGAGTAGTGAGTTGTCCTTGACTGTGTCCTGGGAATGAGAGaaaattattattcattaatGGTGATTACtaccttttaatcaaaatcaGCAAGATCTTCATTGGTCAAGTAATTCAACACACAAGGATTTTGTGTTAGTGTATGTGCCCTGGTATAACCTACAGCATACAAGACATTTTGAAAACAACTTACAAGTACATACAACATTTTAGACATACGTCTTACATTACACCATTTACCTACAGCGTGAAAGAATGAGATTGAATAAAGGTTGAAATAAATTAacaaacatactgtatatatagtaAATATGAGTAAACAAGGGCTATGCGAGTAAGAGTTATATGAACACAGCTAACTAAAGTGTGAAGTATCAGTAGTTAGCAGACAAAGTGTTGTTGGAGAGAGATCCCGCTGTGTCCATAATTTGTCTATTACCCCTGCACATACAGTCATATATTAACAAAGGTGTGTGGATAGCAGGCCGCTGCATTTCTGGGCAATAAGTAACCTAAAATCTATTTGATCTTCAttaaactttatttaaaagatccATGCTTGTTGACATAATGCATAGCTAATGGTCTACATACCGAGACCTGACCATTTACAATGACCTCCTCTGCAAAGCGCACTTTAACTGGGTTTGACTTTAACTTTGCCTTTTTTGCAGCACTGATGAACGCCGACTTGGGGCACTGGAAAGAAAAGGGGACAACTGGTTAGCAACCCAAACCAGAAGAGGCCAAATGGATGACAAACTTTGTAAGAGGAAAACGGTCAAGGTATCCTGAAAAGCCCATCTGCATTTAGCAATGCGATATTTAGGGGACTAGACAGCTGACAAATGGGGAACACATGGGTAGGCTTTGAGGAAGTCTGCTTAAGGACCCTTTAGACCAGTAAAAGATTAATCATCACAATTTATTCATTTCTTTGCTACATCCAAGTCGACATAGACATTACTGATTGATTTATTCAGTTTGTTACATAAGCTTCTGTGTAAACCAGGTACATGGTTGCTATGGTCACAAGTAATGGTATGCAGGGACCTTCATTGTATGAATGATTAGTCTTCAAGCAAGAAAGAAACATCCAGTCAACCTCTCAGGAAAATGACACTGTTATACATGTATACATTTCCAGATGATGGCTGGAATATTCTTGCTGGTGTGTATTCTTTCTTGTTAAAGGCAATAACACTCAGTTACTCAGCGTTTCTCTGGGTCACTCAACTCAACTGTAAGTtagttaataaataaaattactaaCTGGGAATTTGGCAGGAACAATATATCTATTTAATCCTGCATTTTCTGAGAACAAGCACCAAACACTGACATTGACATAGTTGTCGGGACCTTACACAAAAGTTTGAATGAATACAAAAACAAAAGCCCATCACACAGCGCATTCACacgcacctacgggcaatttggcaaatccagttagcctcagcatgtttcatactgcggggcggggggggggggggggactggagtaccc from Brienomyrus brachyistius isolate T26 chromosome 1, BBRACH_0.4, whole genome shotgun sequence includes:
- the LOC125745027 gene encoding FERM and PDZ domain-containing protein 4-like isoform X2, whose amino-acid sequence is MDVFSFVKMAKLPGHRSKSTGWPPPSGTWTTSSAPPYGWDMTSSREGRDCFINYGSQSGSLEEVRLEGGPFVPPAPRKVEMRRDPVLGFGFVAGSEKPVVVRSVTPGGPSEGRLVPGDQIIMINDEAVSSAPRERVIDLVRSCKESIVLTVVQPYPCPKSAFISAAKKAKLKSNPVKVRFAEEVIVNGQVSDTVKDNSLLFMPNVLKVYLENGQTKSFRFDSNTSIKDVILTLQEKLSIKSIEQFSLVLEQRGEGAPSKMQLLHEQEMLSQVTQRPGSHKMKCFFRLSFVPKDPIDLLRRDAVAFEYLYVQSCNDVVLERFGPELKYDMALRLAALQMYILTVTTKQTQKVSIKYIEKEWGLALFLPPAVLSSMKEKNIKKALTHILKTNQNLVPPGKKLTALQAKVQYLKYLSDLRLYGGRVFKSTLLQGEKHTEVTLLVGPRYGISHVINTKTNLVALLADFSHVNRIEMFTEDELNVRVELHVLDVKPITLLMDSSDAMNLACLTAGYYRLLVDSRRSIFNVANRSNTGSMDSDQDLRRKINLQAAEWTYSTSFSGSEDSSINKEHSYDDDSEFQDCAGSEHRLTPIYITDIQQSPHAAQMGERGNRVSHTQPFLSVPKNNIQESPRSAKVSFIFGDPPLDSINPQNLGYERLLDESPEILDEHRSMYFQNEEDFKSMDSSRDGLGFQYGTHSGYSHISDGKIFGNAEGIEEPLLHDICYAETTDDAEDEDDVSCEEDSVVGEMNKTMFLKLSGSSDDIIDLTTLPPPEGNDEEENDVLLHSLNLAIAAPPPGFRDSSDEEEHQAAQIAEPKGLGASDDIPVSLIDAVPTQVEGGSEAALDDAVVSTLQALEALAASEEQSHQQSANSSGVAISRAFSPESSSDSGNETNSSEMTENSELAAAQKHSESSTRLFVGTIEGYQPLLEEKAEFPISDPTLKMSNTFRGHQDEEQQSAGAPSKQIIHSDDIEMEPETMETKSVTDYFSQMHMGTLVNSCNSKRKGKLGEADSRRHFDTNTTGKRQLKALDPGNEEHQQMGKFNTFSARETHRMSLFDLERTSFREKSQRWQAFSENKMANIALSGSVSIRALLRGRLGLKDSEKETDKNSASETRKDESLPPDSGHIPIDKDLNKPKPTNVAGEEQHESTQIPSEQPVGHLCEYHLAKRMTSLQSDGSYSLQSSQCSSLDAGCNMGSSSCATPMDSPHCIGDTKKGLGFTMSEEKAHGMTSHIHQGKDLQPNMDPSVLQKMLPNAHASAASEATVGTLQDGSHRMPKIKETTACTELEMARRGDSLSKQVEGKPVLPPSNISADSNVPKLESTDFPKRNLSQAPSSSLSSCDSDTGGPKKHWMSRRSSGSIEPPAFEKTKTTTGGMSFQLPQIPITKLQKRARRLRKNHPQGSVTWHSTASAGRKACRRASLMLPVPKDTKQFRSLPKLDTSNWTCHGPFSHCFLKKRRTVDEDEDNRGTPVQNYAPQSPKGALDIASPVSGEQLYPEINLNGMTFSARLARVNVLKDTMYSFPTGFIVAQRDARELIALLRSCIGTADRMLPEIQGADLNQYVQLLAMESKELGSTCRKMALAHKSAEEMVLAMTCSFQVLCCLTEACMCLVKGMAEEVQQREVVAIVDEVVMNYICLLKAAEAASANAANDHNIKALARHSTSMSTIINALTRSLKALLNK